From Bacteroidota bacterium:
CTTTCGGTGTACAAAGCATTTGAACACCAGCACTTAAACGAAATTGGCGAAAGTCTGTTGCAGTTGCAACCTTCGCTTACAGCACCCTTAAATTTTGTTCCCCAGCGGGGCAATTTTACGCGCGGCATTCACGCGGTGGCTTACACGCAAAGCAACTTGAACATAGATGAAGCTGTGGCTTTGTACAATGATTATTATAACAATCATCCGTTTGTACACATCAGCCTGCGCCCTGTTGATTTGAAACAAGTAGTAAATACTAATAAATGCCTGTTGCATATAGAAAAACACGGCGATATGCTGATGATAATCAGCATCATCGACAACCTGCTGAAAGGCGCATCAGGGCAGGCTGTGCAAAACATGAATCTTGTTTTTGGTTTGGAAGAAACCACAGGACTAAAACTTAAACCCGTAGCATTTTAAAAAAACGAAAACCCATGAATTTATTCGATGTATATCCCCTGTTTGATATAACCCCTGTAAAGGCTGAAGGCTCTTACATTTGGGACGATAAAGGCAACCGCTACCTCGATTTGTACGGAGGGCACGCCGTAATTTCCATCGGGCACAAGCACCCGCATTATGTGAAAAAGCTAACCGACCAATTAAACGGGATTGCTTTTTACTCCAACGCTGTAAAAATGCCTATGCAGGCTGAACTGGCTGAAAAATTAGGCCGTTTGTCGGGCTACGAAGATTACAGTCTTTTCCTTTGCAATTCAGGAGCCGAAGCCAACGAAAACGCTTTAAAGTTGGCATCATTCCACAACGGTCGCAAGAAAATAATAGCCTTTAGCAAATCATTCCACGGTCGTACCTCGCTGGCAGTAGCCGCTACGGATGATGCTTCCATCGTTGCTCCTGTCAATCAAACCGAAAATATCACCATTCTGCCCTTCAACGATATGGAGGCCGCCGGCCAACACATTACCGATGAGGTTTGCGCCGTAATTATTGAGGGAATACAAGGCGTGGGCGGGGTGCAAATACCCACCACCGAATTTTTCCAACACCTGTCAGCCTTGTGCGAACAAACGGGTGCTATCCTTATTTTGGATGAAGTACAATCGGGCTACGGGCGTTCGGGCAAGTTTTTTGCCCACCAACACGCAGGTATAAAACCTCACCTTATTACTGTTGCCAAAGGCATGGGCAATGGTTTCCCCGTGGCGGGGGTGCTTATCAATCCCTCATTCAAAGCTAAATACAGTATGCTGGGCACCACCTTTGGCGGCAACTACCTTGCTTGTGCTGCTGCCATTGCCGTTTTGGATGTGATAGAAGAAGAAAACCTTGTGCAGCAAGCCGCCGAAACTGGCGAGTATATTGTAAATGCCCTTAAAAACCATCCCGCGGTGAAAGAAGTACGCAGTTTAGGGTTGATGATTGGTGTTGAACTACACTCGCCCTGTGCCCCTGTGCGCAACGGTTTATTGTTTAAGCACCGCATTTTCACAGGTTCATCGTCAGACAAAAACACCCTGAGAATATTGCCTGCACTCAATCTCTCAAAAAGCGATGCTGATGTATTTATAGCTGCTTTTAATCAGGTATTGCCTAATACACTCTCGCAGCCATGAAGCAATTTATCAGCGTAAACGATGTGCCCGATGTGGCAGCTTTGGTGCAAGAGGCTATTGAACTGAAAAAGCAGCCGTATGCCTTTAACCAGTTGGGCAAACACAAAACCTTGGGGCTAATTTTTATGAACCCCAGCCTGCGTACCCGCCTCAGTACCCAAAAGGCCGCTGCCAATTTGGGTATGGAGGTAATGGTAATGAACTTTGATAAAGACGGCTGGACGTTGGAGATGAACGAAGGTGCAGTAATGAACGGCACCACTGTTGAGCACATTAAAGATGCTGCCGCCGTAATGGGGCTGTACTGTGATATTATTGGCATCCGCAGTTTTCCTTCATTGAAAAACCGAGAAGACGACTACAACGAGGTATTGCTGCACAAATTCATAAAATACTGCGGCGTACCGGTGGTAAGCCTTGAATCAGCAACATTACACCCGTTGCAAAGTTTCGCTGATGCAATCACCATAAAGGAAAACTGGCAACTTGAACGCAAGCCCAAAGTGGTGCTTACTTGGGCTCCGCATATCAAGCCCTTACCCCAAGCTGTTGCCAACTCGTTTGCACAGTGGATGGGCAAAACCTATGTTGACTTTGTTATCACCCATCCCGAAGGTTTTGAGCTGAACGAGCAGTTTACTCCCAACGCTACTATTACCAACAAACAAGAGGAAGCCTTGGAAGATGCCGATTTTGTTTACGTGAAAAACTGGTCGGGCTACCACGATTATGGTAAAACAATTACCGGAGCCAAACATTGGATGCTGACCGAAAAACACTTGCTGCACAGCCGGCAAGCTAAAATAATGCACTGTCTGCCGGTGCGTCGTAACGTTGAACTAAGCGACGAGTTGATTGACGGCCCTAACTCGTTGGTATTGCAACAGGCACACAACCGTCTGTTTGCTGCACAAACGGTACTAAAACAACTATTATCCCAAATGTGATGAATAAAGAAACGCTTTATATTGTTAAAATAGGAGGCAATGTAGTAGACGATGAAACCGCATTGCAACAGTTTTTAGCCGATTTTGCCTCGCTAAAAGGGCACAAAATTCTGGTGCACGGCGGGGGTAAAATTGCCAGCCAGGTTGCCCAAAAATTAGGCATTGAAGTGAATATGGTAAACGGTCGCCGCATTACCGATGCTGCTATGTTGGATGTGGCTGTGATGGTGTACGCAGGTCTTGCCAATAAAAACATTGTAGCCAAGTTGCAGGCGTTGCAATGCAACGCCATTGGTCTTAGCGGTGCTGATGCCAACTGCATTACTGCCCATAAACGTAAGCACCCAGAGATTGACTTTGGATTTGTCGGCGATATTGACAGCATTAACACCAGTGCCTTTGCACCCTTGCTAAATGGCGGTCTCACTCCTGTTTTATCTGCCATCACACACGATAACAACGGACAATTACTTAATACCAATGCCGATACTATTGCCGCGGCATTGGCTGTAGCCTTCGCTGATTTATACAATGTTCATCTAATCTACTGTTTCGAGAAAAACGGAGTGCTTCAAAATGTTGAAGACGAAAACTCTGTAATCCCGTTTATCAATTTGGATTTATACCGAGAGTTAAAACAACAAAACGTTATAGCTCAAGGTATGTTGCCAAAGCTTGATAACGCTTTTGATGCCGTTCAATCAGGCGTTCAAAAAGTAATCATAGGTCACTCAGCACAATTAGTTTATTTAACCCAACAAAACCACCATGCAGGAACCCTTATCAGCAACTAACAATCACCACCTTTATACACAAGCGGTTGAGTTGCTACAACAACTGATAGCCATTCCTTCATTTAGTAAAGAAGAAGACAAAACAGCCGCTTTATTAGTTAATTTTATGCAAATCCGCGGCATTGAAGTAAAACGCAAAGGCAACAATGTTTGGGCTGTGAACAAACATTACGACCTAAACAAGCCCAGTCTATTGCTTAACTCGCACCACGATACGGTTAAACCCAATGCCAATTATACTCTTAACCCGTTCAGCCCTATTATTTCTGAGGGCAAATTGTTCGGGTTAGGCAGCAACGATGCGGGAGCTTCGCTGGTATCATTATTGGCAGCATTCCTCCATTTTTACAAAGCCGAAAACCTGCACTACAACATTGTATTTGCAGCATCGGCAGAAGAAGAAAACTCAGGCCTGAACGGTATAGAATTAGTATTGCCCGAAATTGGCCCCATTGAATTTGCTATTGTGGGAGAACCTACCCAAATGCACATGGCCATTGCCGAAAAGGGTTTGATGGTATTGGACTGCACCGTAAAAGGTAAAGCAGGCCATGCCGCCCGTGAGGAAGGCGAAAATGCTTTGTACAAGGCGTTGAAAGATATTGAGTGGTTTAAAACTTTTGAGTTTCCTATCGTATCACCCACCTTGGGCAAGGTGAAAATGTCGGTAACTATTATTCAGGCGGGCACGTTGCACAACATGGTACCCGAAACTTGTACTTTTACGGTAGATGTTCGCTGCACAGATGCTTACACACTCGAAGAGTTATTGGCAACCATAAAAGCCAATGTTAGTTGTGAGGTATCTCCGCGCTCGCTGCGCATGAGGCCCTCCTCAATCTCATTAAATCATCCCGTAGTGCAAAGCGGAATTGCTTTGGAAAGAACCTGCTACGGCTCTCCTACTACTTCCGACCAAGCACTAATGCCTTTTCCTTCTCTCAAAATGGGTGTGGGCGATTCGGCTCGGTCGCACACCGCCGATGAATTTGTTTTTCTGCACGAAATAAAAGACGGCATTGACTTATACATAGACCTATTAACCCCTCTTTTGGTATGAAACTTTGGCAAAAAGACACACAGCAAACCGCCGATTGGATTGAAACCTTTACCGTAGGCCGCGACCGCGAGTTTGATTTGTTATTGGCAGAGCACGATGTACTTGGTTCCATAGCACATACCTCCATGCTACAAAGTATCGGTTTGCTTACCGAGGTTGAGTTGAATAGTATCCTTAAAGGGTTACACGCAATTCTTGATGAAATACGCAACGGTACATTTACCATTGACGCGAGTGCCGAAGACATTCATTCGCAAATTGAATTACTGCTTACCCAACGCATTGGCGAAAATGGCAAAAAAATACACAGCGGACGCAGCCGCAACGACCAAGTGCTGCTGGATTTGAAGCTGTATTTAAGGGCTGAATTAAAACACGTTTCCCAAGAGGTAAAAGCACTTTTTGATACTCTTATACATTTAAGCGAAACTCACAAAAGCAAACTACTGCCGGGTTATACCCATTTGCAACTGGCTATGCCTTCATCGTTCGGGTTGTGGTTTGGTGCCTATGCTGAAAGTTTGGT
This genomic window contains:
- a CDS encoding aminotransferase class III-fold pyridoxal phosphate-dependent enzyme, yielding MNLFDVYPLFDITPVKAEGSYIWDDKGNRYLDLYGGHAVISIGHKHPHYVKKLTDQLNGIAFYSNAVKMPMQAELAEKLGRLSGYEDYSLFLCNSGAEANENALKLASFHNGRKKIIAFSKSFHGRTSLAVAATDDASIVAPVNQTENITILPFNDMEAAGQHITDEVCAVIIEGIQGVGGVQIPTTEFFQHLSALCEQTGAILILDEVQSGYGRSGKFFAHQHAGIKPHLITVAKGMGNGFPVAGVLINPSFKAKYSMLGTTFGGNYLACAAAIAVLDVIEEENLVQQAAETGEYIVNALKNHPAVKEVRSLGLMIGVELHSPCAPVRNGLLFKHRIFTGSSSDKNTLRILPALNLSKSDADVFIAAFNQVLPNTLSQP
- a CDS encoding acetylornithine carbamoyltransferase; translated protein: MKQFISVNDVPDVAALVQEAIELKKQPYAFNQLGKHKTLGLIFMNPSLRTRLSTQKAAANLGMEVMVMNFDKDGWTLEMNEGAVMNGTTVEHIKDAAAVMGLYCDIIGIRSFPSLKNREDDYNEVLLHKFIKYCGVPVVSLESATLHPLQSFADAITIKENWQLERKPKVVLTWAPHIKPLPQAVANSFAQWMGKTYVDFVITHPEGFELNEQFTPNATITNKQEEALEDADFVYVKNWSGYHDYGKTITGAKHWMLTEKHLLHSRQAKIMHCLPVRRNVELSDELIDGPNSLVLQQAHNRLFAAQTVLKQLLSQM
- the argB gene encoding acetylglutamate kinase — protein: MNKETLYIVKIGGNVVDDETALQQFLADFASLKGHKILVHGGGKIASQVAQKLGIEVNMVNGRRITDAAMLDVAVMVYAGLANKNIVAKLQALQCNAIGLSGADANCITAHKRKHPEIDFGFVGDIDSINTSAFAPLLNGGLTPVLSAITHDNNGQLLNTNADTIAAALAVAFADLYNVHLIYCFEKNGVLQNVEDENSVIPFINLDLYRELKQQNVIAQGMLPKLDNAFDAVQSGVQKVIIGHSAQLVYLTQQNHHAGTLISN
- a CDS encoding M20 family metallo-hydrolase — its product is MQEPLSATNNHHLYTQAVELLQQLIAIPSFSKEEDKTAALLVNFMQIRGIEVKRKGNNVWAVNKHYDLNKPSLLLNSHHDTVKPNANYTLNPFSPIISEGKLFGLGSNDAGASLVSLLAAFLHFYKAENLHYNIVFAASAEEENSGLNGIELVLPEIGPIEFAIVGEPTQMHMAIAEKGLMVLDCTVKGKAGHAAREEGENALYKALKDIEWFKTFEFPIVSPTLGKVKMSVTIIQAGTLHNMVPETCTFTVDVRCTDAYTLEELLATIKANVSCEVSPRSLRMRPSSISLNHPVVQSGIALERTCYGSPTTSDQALMPFPSLKMGVGDSARSHTADEFVFLHEIKDGIDLYIDLLTPLLV